Proteins encoded together in one Halalkaliarchaeum sp. AArc-CO window:
- a CDS encoding trimethylamine methyltransferase family protein: MKEYDTETQPVPSFDRLTEEGEEAIHEAAIHIIEEIGIQLNHEEAIEVFEEHGAEVHEDNIVTIPRDVIEDAVEEAPSSFTLHARNPDNNVTIGGESGEPLRAPGYGAPNFRTFDEGRRKSTIEDYETMMKLVQTEDVLNSAGYNVCEPNDVDQEVKHLEMVKRSLTLTDKVPMVSAYGEDRTEAGLEMVGIANGDPELSKPYAAALINTVPPRSLDKKMLGGLLTMAKNGQPAVVSSFTMAGASGPATLSGAMAQANAENLTGIALAQLVNPGTPVVYGVPSSNIDVRYGSLSIGSPESALFISFAGQMGRYYGVPSRGGGGLSDSKSVDYQAGFESMMTLTAAEFSGINFVLHSCGILESYSAISPEKFVLDCELIRNLERIDEGFQIDEESFAFDLMEEVEPAGHFLSKRHTLTHSRDELFRTEVFDKRSHGDWEEDGEKTGFEMGHDRVQNRLDEYERPPIDEEIEEDIEAYVAEATETAY, from the coding sequence GTGAAAGAATACGATACGGAAACGCAGCCGGTGCCATCCTTCGACCGACTCACGGAGGAAGGCGAGGAAGCGATCCACGAGGCAGCGATCCACATCATCGAGGAGATCGGGATCCAGCTGAACCACGAGGAGGCGATCGAGGTCTTCGAGGAACACGGCGCGGAGGTCCACGAGGACAACATTGTGACGATCCCCCGCGACGTGATCGAGGACGCCGTCGAGGAAGCTCCCTCGTCGTTCACCCTACACGCGCGCAATCCGGATAACAACGTCACGATCGGCGGCGAGTCCGGGGAGCCGCTGCGTGCGCCGGGCTACGGCGCGCCGAACTTCCGGACGTTCGACGAGGGGCGTCGGAAGTCGACGATCGAGGACTACGAGACGATGATGAAGCTCGTCCAGACCGAGGACGTGCTCAACTCCGCCGGGTACAACGTCTGTGAGCCCAACGACGTCGACCAGGAAGTGAAACACCTCGAGATGGTAAAGCGGTCGCTCACGCTCACCGACAAGGTGCCGATGGTGTCGGCCTACGGCGAGGACCGGACGGAGGCCGGTCTGGAGATGGTCGGTATCGCCAACGGGGATCCGGAGCTGTCGAAGCCGTACGCGGCGGCGCTGATAAACACGGTCCCGCCCCGGAGTCTCGACAAGAAAATGCTGGGTGGGCTGCTCACGATGGCGAAGAACGGCCAGCCCGCGGTGGTCTCCTCGTTCACGATGGCCGGCGCGTCGGGTCCGGCGACGCTTTCGGGCGCGATGGCGCAGGCGAACGCGGAGAACCTCACCGGGATCGCTCTGGCCCAGCTCGTCAACCCGGGAACGCCCGTCGTGTACGGCGTTCCCTCCTCGAACATCGACGTCCGGTACGGCTCGCTGTCGATCGGCAGCCCCGAATCGGCGCTGTTCATCTCGTTTGCCGGACAGATGGGGCGGTACTACGGAGTCCCCTCCCGGGGCGGCGGCGGCCTCTCGGACTCCAAGTCGGTCGACTACCAGGCCGGCTTCGAGTCGATGATGACGCTCACCGCCGCGGAGTTTTCGGGGATCAACTTCGTACTCCACTCGTGTGGCATCCTGGAGTCGTACTCGGCGATCTCCCCGGAGAAGTTCGTGCTGGACTGTGAGCTGATCCGGAACCTCGAGCGGATCGACGAGGGGTTCCAGATCGACGAGGAGAGCTTCGCGTTCGATCTCATGGAGGAGGTCGAACCCGCGGGCCACTTCCTCAGCAAGCGGCACACTCTCACCCACTCGCGGGACGAGCTGTTCCGCACCGAGGTGTTCGACAAACGCTCCCACGGCGACTGGGAGGAGGACGGCGAAAAGACCGGATTCGAGATGGGACACGACCGCGTGCAAAACCGGCTCGACGAGTACGAGCGCCCGCCGATCGACGAAGAGATCGAAGAGGACATCGAGGCGTACGTCGCGGAAGCCACCGAAACCGCCTACTGA
- the folD gene encoding bifunctional methylenetetrahydrofolate dehydrogenase/methenyltetrahydrofolate cyclohydrolase FolD: protein MTEIIDGNEVGDRIKSELESSIDTLEEEGVTPGLATVLMSDDGASETYVSMKQKACEQIGIESFHHEIDPDEPAEVLFDKIDELNEDPAVHGILVQMPVPDHVDERAVLEYIDPMKDVDGFHPENVGKLVAGNARFKPCTPFGVQKLLEAADVDTEGKDAVIVGRSNIVGKPMANLLIQKTKLGNATVTVCHSRTKNTAEKTRNADIVIAAVGVPEFVDGSMLSEDTVVIDVGVNRVDADNEKGYELVGDVEFESAKEKASAITPVPGGVGPMTITMLLYNTVKAASLQNDVDVELP, encoded by the coding sequence ATGACAGAGATAATCGACGGAAACGAGGTCGGCGATCGCATCAAATCCGAGCTGGAATCGAGCATCGACACTCTCGAGGAGGAGGGGGTTACTCCGGGGCTGGCGACCGTCTTGATGAGCGACGACGGCGCCAGCGAGACGTACGTCTCGATGAAGCAGAAAGCCTGCGAGCAGATCGGCATCGAAAGTTTCCACCACGAGATCGATCCCGACGAGCCCGCGGAAGTGCTGTTCGACAAGATCGACGAACTCAACGAGGACCCGGCCGTTCACGGTATCCTCGTTCAGATGCCCGTGCCGGATCACGTCGACGAGCGTGCGGTTCTCGAGTACATCGATCCGATGAAGGACGTCGACGGCTTCCACCCGGAAAACGTCGGCAAACTCGTCGCCGGCAACGCCCGATTCAAACCCTGTACGCCGTTCGGCGTCCAGAAGCTGCTGGAGGCGGCAGACGTCGACACGGAAGGCAAGGACGCGGTCATCGTCGGTCGGTCGAACATCGTCGGCAAGCCGATGGCGAACCTGCTGATCCAGAAGACGAAACTCGGCAACGCCACGGTCACCGTCTGTCACTCCCGGACGAAAAACACCGCAGAGAAGACGAGAAACGCCGACATCGTCATCGCCGCGGTCGGCGTCCCCGAGTTCGTCGACGGCTCGATGCTCAGCGAGGACACGGTCGTCATCGACGTGGGGGTCAACCGCGTCGACGCCGACAACGAGAAAGGCTACGAGCTCGTCGGCGACGTCGAGTTCGAATCCGCAAAGGAGAAAGCCTCCGCGATCACGCCCGTGCCCGGCGGCGTCGGTCCCATGACGATCACGATGCTTCTGTACAACACGGTGAAGGCAGCGAGCCTCCAGAACGACGTCGACGTCGAGCTTCCCTGA
- a CDS encoding corrinoid protein produces the protein MTDTNGDDSAGEEEVEDELLLEIQESIINLDEERTEELTKQAIDEGYDPLDILQKGLTKGVKTVGDKFGRGEVFLPELAMSADCMRAGVQHVDPLLADLELDEDDTGGKFLIGTVDEDIHNIGKNILITMLKANGFEVVDLGVEIENEEFVEAVKEHDPDILGMSALMTMTMDHQQEVIELLEEEGLRDDLKIMVGGAPTSQEWCEEIGADGYGDNADAAVEVAKQLVEEQRAAKA, from the coding sequence ATGACCGATACCAATGGGGACGACAGCGCTGGCGAAGAAGAAGTCGAAGACGAACTGTTACTCGAGATCCAGGAATCGATCATCAATCTCGACGAGGAACGGACCGAGGAACTGACCAAACAGGCGATAGACGAGGGGTACGATCCGCTCGACATCCTGCAGAAGGGCCTGACGAAGGGCGTCAAGACTGTCGGTGACAAGTTCGGACGCGGGGAGGTTTTCCTGCCCGAGCTGGCGATGTCGGCAGACTGCATGCGTGCCGGCGTCCAACACGTCGATCCGCTGCTTGCGGACCTGGAACTGGACGAAGACGACACCGGCGGGAAGTTCCTCATCGGCACCGTCGACGAGGACATCCACAACATCGGGAAAAACATCCTCATCACGATGTTGAAGGCCAACGGCTTCGAGGTCGTCGACCTCGGCGTCGAGATCGAAAACGAGGAGTTCGTCGAGGCCGTCAAGGAACACGACCCGGACATTCTCGGCATGTCCGCGCTGATGACGATGACGATGGACCACCAGCAGGAAGTCATCGAACTTCTCGAGGAGGAGGGTCTCCGCGACGATCTGAAGATCATGGTCGGCGGTGCCCCCACCTCACAGGAGTGGTGTGAGGAGATCGGCGCCGACGGCTACGGCGACAACGCCGACGCCGCCGTCGAAGTCGCAAAGCAACTGGTCGAAGAACAGCGGGCCGCGAAGGCGTAA
- a CDS encoding BCCT family transporter, whose product MSQQQSQGKLDKFTSELDYVVFGIGVVVAALAVAAFILREEAASAAMWDVNDFLWTNLGWAYLLIMFTLVVFVFFLILGPWGNIRLGDEDEEPEFTFLSYFVMLYSAAIAAGIVFWGPTEGVVFFGDPFEQGIGYLGYPGEGEAAVAAMQYTFFHWGISAWTGYVVMALPIAYLAYRYDAPLRISTVIAPWVGLDNLDSVWAKIIDIVAVFATIGGVATTLGLVGSQFLVGLEYAYGIELGDMGTVITITGLTIAFTISVAAGIRKGIRRISYFNMALFALLMVVIFFIGPTRFIMTTGTEAVGNYINDFINMSLYTEASMAEPTGFVGGWTVFYWAWWFSWAPFVGLFIARISRGRTVRQVAFTGVFAATGVTIPWFATMGGTAIWMEANNVAPILQVYEEFGFDEAVVGFPMFEALPLGGVFMFLFLVLITTFFITSADSSTLALGMLTTGGAESPSTINRVIWGALIGLLASILMVVGGVDALQAAAIITGGPFALILLLAVVSMAVLFGKRRAIFLQEEESLPGTSVDFVQDDD is encoded by the coding sequence ATGAGCCAACAACAATCGCAAGGAAAACTGGACAAGTTCACGAGCGAACTGGACTACGTCGTGTTCGGCATCGGCGTAGTGGTGGCAGCACTCGCAGTCGCGGCGTTCATTCTCCGGGAAGAGGCGGCGTCCGCGGCGATGTGGGACGTAAACGACTTCCTGTGGACGAACCTGGGGTGGGCGTACCTGCTCATCATGTTCACCCTGGTCGTGTTCGTCTTCTTCCTCATACTCGGGCCGTGGGGGAACATCAGGCTCGGTGACGAGGACGAAGAACCCGAATTCACGTTCCTGTCGTACTTCGTGATGCTGTACTCGGCGGCGATCGCCGCAGGGATCGTGTTCTGGGGTCCCACGGAAGGCGTCGTCTTCTTCGGCGATCCCTTCGAGCAGGGGATCGGATACCTCGGTTATCCGGGAGAGGGTGAGGCCGCAGTCGCCGCGATGCAGTACACGTTCTTCCACTGGGGGATCTCGGCGTGGACCGGATACGTGGTGATGGCGCTTCCGATCGCCTACCTCGCGTACCGGTACGACGCGCCGCTTCGCATCTCGACGGTGATCGCCCCGTGGGTCGGGCTGGATAACCTCGACAGCGTCTGGGCGAAGATCATCGACATCGTCGCGGTGTTCGCCACCATCGGCGGCGTCGCGACGACGCTCGGACTCGTCGGCTCCCAGTTCCTGGTGGGACTGGAATACGCCTACGGGATCGAACTGGGCGACATGGGGACCGTCATCACGATCACCGGACTGACGATCGCGTTTACGATTTCCGTCGCGGCCGGTATTCGCAAGGGGATCCGTCGGATCTCCTACTTCAACATGGCGCTGTTCGCGCTGTTGATGGTCGTCATCTTCTTCATCGGCCCGACCCGGTTCATCATGACGACCGGGACCGAAGCGGTCGGTAACTACATCAACGACTTCATCAACATGAGCCTCTACACGGAGGCGTCGATGGCCGAGCCGACCGGCTTCGTCGGTGGCTGGACCGTCTTCTACTGGGCGTGGTGGTTCTCGTGGGCGCCGTTCGTCGGCCTGTTCATCGCCCGGATTTCCCGGGGGCGGACTGTCCGACAGGTCGCCTTCACCGGCGTCTTCGCCGCGACCGGCGTGACGATCCCGTGGTTCGCCACGATGGGCGGTACGGCGATCTGGATGGAGGCGAACAACGTCGCACCGATCCTGCAGGTGTACGAGGAGTTCGGCTTCGACGAGGCCGTCGTCGGCTTCCCGATGTTCGAGGCCCTGCCGCTCGGCGGGGTGTTCATGTTCCTGTTCCTCGTGTTGATCACGACGTTCTTCATCACCTCCGCCGACTCGTCGACGCTGGCGCTTGGAATGCTCACCACCGGCGGTGCGGAGAGCCCGTCGACGATCAACCGCGTCATCTGGGGAGCCCTCATCGGGCTGTTGGCCTCGATCCTGATGGTCGTCGGCGGAGTCGACGCGCTACAGGCCGCGGCGATCATCACCGGCGGTCCGTTCGCGCTCATCCTGTTGCTCGCCGTGGTGTCGATGGCTGTCCTGTTCGGGAAGCGCCGTGCGATCTTCCTGCAGGAGGAAGAGTCGCTGCCCGGCACGTCGGTCGACTTCGTACAGGACGACGACTGA
- a CDS encoding universal stress protein, which yields MYDQILIPTDGSDEAEAAAQHGLDLAEDLGADVCVLYVIESQVSGLPSKSLKQAETMDEMEEYGEKLTGRVAEMAEERGLTSETAIRKGKPYEEIIEFADENDIDAIVMGTRGRSGIEDYLLGNVTEKVVRTSNVPVVTIRRPKLE from the coding sequence ATGTACGATCAGATACTGATTCCGACGGACGGTAGCGACGAAGCCGAAGCGGCGGCACAACACGGTCTCGACCTCGCGGAGGACCTCGGTGCGGACGTCTGCGTCCTGTACGTCATCGAGTCCCAGGTGAGCGGGCTCCCCTCGAAGTCGCTCAAACAGGCCGAGACGATGGACGAGATGGAGGAGTACGGGGAGAAGCTCACCGGTCGGGTCGCCGAGATGGCCGAGGAGCGGGGCCTGACGTCGGAGACGGCGATCCGGAAGGGCAAGCCCTACGAGGAGATCATCGAATTCGCAGACGAGAACGACATCGACGCGATCGTGATGGGGACGCGTGGCCGCAGTGGGATCGAGGATTATCTCCTCGGCAACGTCACGGAGAAGGTCGTCCGCACCTCCAACGTGCCGGTCGTGACGATCCGTCGGCCGAAGCTCGAGTGA
- the ilvA gene encoding threonine ammonia-lyase, whose product MTEGNTRVRYEDIERANERLDDPSVVKRTPVEQSTSLGKMVGAAVHLKMEHLQWTGSFKTRGAYNKISRAVEEGATEFVAASAGNHAQGVALAAAKCGANSTIVMPRNAPQAKIDATREYGATVELVGQDFQEAMAHAKSLAREGDAEFVHAYDDPDIVAGQGTLGVEMYGDLPAVDTVVVPIGGGGLISGIAVAFDHLSPETRVVGVQATGAETVHESLDKGMPVTLENVNTIADGIATGGVSDLTLGLIREHVDEIVTVTDGEIAKAILLLLERAKQVVEGAGAASVAALLGDQLDVEGETVMPLLCGGNLDMTMLRTVLVHAMTERRQLLDLRVKIDDQVGVMEELSDILATQGANIHNVRHDRSVQDLEIGEAYLVFEVETSGVEHASAIVEAIESAGYPVTDVTRS is encoded by the coding sequence ATGACAGAAGGAAACACGCGAGTACGATACGAGGACATCGAACGGGCGAACGAACGGCTGGACGATCCATCAGTGGTAAAGCGAACGCCGGTAGAGCAGAGCACCTCGCTCGGAAAGATGGTCGGCGCTGCCGTCCATCTCAAGATGGAACATCTCCAGTGGACGGGATCGTTCAAAACCAGGGGCGCATACAACAAGATCTCCCGGGCCGTCGAGGAGGGTGCCACGGAGTTCGTCGCCGCAAGCGCCGGCAATCACGCACAGGGCGTCGCGCTCGCGGCGGCCAAGTGTGGGGCGAACTCGACGATCGTAATGCCCCGTAACGCCCCACAGGCGAAGATCGACGCCACCCGGGAGTACGGTGCGACAGTCGAACTGGTCGGCCAGGACTTCCAGGAGGCGATGGCCCACGCGAAATCGCTCGCACGGGAGGGTGACGCGGAGTTCGTCCACGCCTACGACGACCCGGACATCGTCGCCGGTCAGGGAACACTCGGCGTGGAGATGTACGGGGACCTCCCGGCCGTCGACACCGTCGTCGTTCCGATCGGCGGTGGCGGACTGATAAGCGGGATCGCCGTGGCGTTCGATCACCTCTCGCCGGAGACTCGGGTCGTCGGTGTGCAGGCAACCGGAGCGGAGACGGTCCACGAGAGTCTCGACAAAGGGATGCCGGTTACCCTCGAGAACGTAAACACTATTGCCGACGGGATCGCGACCGGCGGCGTCTCGGATCTCACGCTGGGGCTCATTCGCGAGCACGTCGACGAGATCGTTACCGTGACCGACGGGGAGATCGCGAAGGCGATCCTGCTTCTGTTGGAGCGGGCGAAACAGGTCGTCGAGGGCGCCGGAGCGGCGTCGGTCGCAGCGCTTCTGGGCGATCAACTCGACGTCGAGGGCGAAACGGTGATGCCACTGCTGTGCGGCGGCAATCTCGACATGACGATGCTCCGGACGGTGCTCGTTCACGCGATGACCGAGCGCAGGCAGTTGCTCGATCTCCGGGTGAAGATCGACGATCAGGTCGGCGTGATGGAGGAGCTGTCCGACATTCTCGCCACACAGGGTGCAAACATTCACAACGTCCGCCACGACCGATCGGTCCAGGATCTGGAGATCGGCGAAGCGTACCTCGTCTTCGAGGTCGAAACCAGCGGCGTCGAACACGCGAGCGCGATCGTGGAGGCGATCGAATCCGCCGGCTACCCCGTCACCGACGTCACCCGGAGCTGA
- a CDS encoding cation diffusion facilitator family transporter, which yields MDDDGGGKGRFRRASLVNVLGNAAKIIVEGAAGLAFGSAALVADAAHSIADLVASIVVFVWGSRRFDEPDTTHPHGHQRIEPLTALFVGAVIVLLGGTLLYESARGLVFGTDVQFSWLLVGALAFAIVDMYLVYRYTDLVNADLGSTALAALAIDCRNDIYTSIAALVGVLGVLLEVPRLDPLAGAFVSALVIYQGVEIGRENVRYLVGAAPDVDRRAEIEKQLRSHPAVNGIHDLAVYYDGTALEVEVHVEVDGDLTLREAHDVETALVERVSEIADVGDVHVHLDPGGIGEWKESR from the coding sequence ATGGACGACGACGGCGGGGGGAAAGGTCGGTTCCGGCGAGCCTCCCTCGTCAACGTTCTCGGTAACGCGGCGAAGATCATCGTCGAGGGGGCGGCGGGGCTGGCGTTCGGCTCCGCAGCGTTGGTCGCCGACGCCGCTCACTCCATCGCGGACCTGGTGGCGTCGATCGTCGTGTTCGTCTGGGGGAGCCGCCGGTTCGACGAGCCCGACACCACACACCCGCACGGCCACCAGCGTATCGAGCCCCTCACGGCGCTGTTCGTCGGTGCGGTGATCGTCCTTCTCGGGGGGACCTTGCTGTACGAATCGGCACGCGGGCTGGTGTTCGGGACTGACGTCCAGTTCAGCTGGCTGCTCGTCGGGGCGCTCGCGTTCGCGATCGTCGATATGTATCTGGTCTACCGGTACACCGATCTGGTGAACGCCGACCTCGGTTCGACTGCGCTGGCGGCCCTGGCGATCGACTGCCGGAACGACATCTACACCTCGATCGCGGCGCTCGTGGGCGTGTTGGGGGTGCTTTTGGAGGTCCCTCGGCTCGACCCGCTCGCGGGGGCGTTCGTCAGCGCGCTCGTCATCTACCAGGGGGTCGAGATCGGCCGCGAGAACGTTCGATACCTCGTCGGTGCGGCTCCGGATGTCGACCGGCGAGCCGAGATCGAGAAACAGCTCAGGTCCCATCCAGCGGTCAACGGCATCCACGACCTCGCGGTGTACTACGACGGGACCGCCCTCGAGGTGGAGGTTCACGTCGAGGTCGACGGCGACCTGACGCTGCGGGAGGCACACGACGTCGAAACCGCGCTGGTGGAGAGGGTCAGCGAGATCGCGGACGTCGGCGACGTCCACGTCCACCTCGACCCGGGCGGGATCGGAGAGTGGAAAGAGAGCCGGTGA
- the purE gene encoding 5-(carboxyamino)imidazole ribonucleotide mutase gives MSERVQQLIDRLESEADQRREPETTPDVGIIMGSDSDLPTMEGAYEALFELGFAEQTDFADPPEARFTFESYVVSAHRTPDFMYAYGETARDRGIEVIVAGAGGKSADLPNMTASIAYPLPVIGVPVQEKSVDSVIGMPTGAPITAVDAGKSFNAALSAAQILARKHPEIEGRLVEYHEELVDGVGEVSTALHDRGIDGFRQWGADRSE, from the coding sequence ATGAGCGAGCGCGTCCAGCAACTGATCGACCGGCTCGAATCGGAAGCCGACCAGCGTCGGGAGCCCGAGACCACCCCGGACGTCGGGATCATCATGGGATCGGACTCGGACCTGCCGACGATGGAGGGGGCCTACGAGGCGCTGTTCGAACTCGGATTCGCCGAACAGACCGACTTCGCCGACCCGCCGGAGGCCCGGTTCACCTTCGAGAGCTACGTCGTCTCGGCCCACCGGACTCCCGACTTCATGTACGCCTACGGGGAGACGGCCCGCGATCGCGGGATCGAGGTGATCGTCGCCGGCGCGGGCGGCAAGTCGGCGGATCTGCCGAACATGACTGCCTCGATCGCGTATCCGTTGCCGGTGATCGGCGTTCCCGTCCAGGAGAAATCCGTCGACTCGGTGATCGGGATGCCCACCGGCGCGCCGATCACCGCCGTCGACGCCGGCAAGTCGTTCAACGCGGCGCTGTCGGCGGCCCAGATCCTCGCCCGGAAACATCCCGAGATCGAAGGGCGGCTGGTCGAGTACCACGAGGAGCTCGTCGACGGCGTCGGCGAGGTCTCCACAGCGTTGCACGATCGTGGGATCGACGGGTTCCGGCAGTGGGGCGCCGACCGGTCGGAGTAG
- a CDS encoding 5-(carboxyamino)imidazole ribonucleotide synthase: MTVTLPGPTLGVVGGGQLGRMLAEAAAPLGVEVIVLDPTPDCPAAPVARDQIVADFDDPDGVRQLADRADVLTFEIELADPDLLDAVSEETGVPIQPDPSTLRTIQDKLVQKETLATAGIPVPEFEAVEDAGDVRRTVERHDGVMLKAREGGYDGRGNLPVATVDAAEPALDSVGGDAMAEEFLDFERELAVIGVKGDGAVRTYPTTETIHREEILRETVTPARASEAVRERAQAVARDVLAELDGRGVYGIELFETREGEVLVNEIAPRPHNSGHWTIEGATCSQFENHVRATLGWPLGETTRRCPTAIANLLGDVEESTVATLSGVDPVLSAPNAHLHWYGKREVRPLRKMGHLTVTGRSPDEEGGADVLERARRLRDGLTFKQGTVEDRSVEEQ; encoded by the coding sequence GTGACAGTGACACTACCGGGACCGACGCTCGGGGTCGTCGGCGGCGGACAGCTCGGTCGGATGCTAGCGGAGGCGGCCGCCCCGCTCGGCGTCGAGGTGATCGTTCTGGATCCGACGCCGGACTGTCCCGCCGCGCCGGTGGCGCGCGACCAGATCGTCGCCGACTTCGACGATCCCGACGGGGTACGGCAGCTCGCGGATCGGGCGGACGTTTTGACCTTCGAAATCGAGCTCGCGGATCCGGATCTTCTCGACGCAGTCAGCGAGGAAACCGGTGTCCCGATTCAGCCGGACCCGTCGACCCTGCGGACGATACAGGACAAGCTGGTTCAAAAGGAGACACTCGCGACGGCCGGAATCCCCGTGCCCGAATTCGAGGCGGTCGAGGACGCCGGAGACGTGCGACGGACCGTCGAACGACACGACGGCGTCATGCTGAAAGCCCGGGAGGGCGGCTACGACGGCCGGGGGAACCTCCCGGTCGCGACGGTCGATGCTGCCGAACCGGCGCTCGACTCGGTCGGCGGCGACGCCATGGCCGAGGAGTTTCTCGATTTCGAGCGAGAACTCGCGGTGATCGGCGTGAAAGGCGACGGGGCGGTCCGAACGTATCCGACGACCGAGACGATCCACCGCGAGGAGATCCTCCGGGAGACGGTGACGCCGGCGCGGGCGAGCGAGGCTGTACGCGAGCGCGCACAGGCGGTTGCACGCGACGTTCTTGCGGAACTCGACGGACGAGGGGTCTACGGGATCGAGCTGTTCGAGACCCGCGAGGGGGAGGTGCTCGTAAACGAGATCGCCCCTCGCCCCCACAACTCCGGCCACTGGACGATCGAGGGAGCGACCTGCTCGCAGTTCGAAAACCACGTCAGGGCGACGCTGGGTTGGCCGCTCGGAGAGACGACCCGCCGATGTCCGACGGCGATCGCGAACCTGCTGGGGGACGTCGAGGAGTCGACGGTGGCGACGCTTTCGGGCGTCGATCCCGTCCTCTCGGCGCCGAACGCACACCTCCACTGGTACGGGAAACGCGAGGTTCGTCCGCTCCGGAAGATGGGCCATCTCACCGTGACGGGGCGTTCCCCCGACGAGGAGGGCGGTGCCGACGTCCTCGAACGCGCACGGCGGCTCCGCGACGGGCTCACTTTTAAGCAGGGGACGGTCGAGGATCGATCCGTGGAGGAACAATGA